One window from the genome of Maridesulfovibrio ferrireducens encodes:
- the mraZ gene encoding division/cell wall cluster transcriptional repressor MraZ encodes MKFRSHAHRSMDAKGRLMLTPEFRDQIYSDSAEGLVTLTIFEGNIVGFTPPDWAILEENLAKIKNPSRSLRNFIRIIISGSEEVHLDKQGRITIPSHLRKSGKLDKEIVLAGVGDRFEVWDKRAFEALLEQDFDDVSEELSQSGVELPF; translated from the coding sequence ATGAAATTTAGAAGTCACGCTCATCGAAGCATGGATGCCAAAGGCAGACTGATGCTTACGCCGGAATTCCGGGATCAGATTTACTCTGATTCTGCGGAAGGCCTCGTGACTTTAACTATTTTTGAAGGAAACATCGTCGGTTTCACTCCTCCTGACTGGGCTATTCTTGAAGAAAACCTTGCCAAAATCAAGAATCCAAGCCGAAGTCTGAGAAATTTCATCCGTATTATCATTTCCGGTTCTGAAGAAGTTCACCTTGATAAACAAGGTCGAATCACCATCCCCTCCCATTTGCGTAAAAGCGGAAAGCTGGACAAGGAAATTGTTCTGGCTGGAGTCGGCGACAGATTTGAAGTCTGGGACAAAAGAGCTTTTGAAGCTCTGCTTGAACAGGATTTCGACGACGTTTCCGAGGAATTATCTCAGAGCGGAGTAGAGCTTCCGTTCTAG